From a single Osmerus mordax isolate fOsmMor3 chromosome 14, fOsmMor3.pri, whole genome shotgun sequence genomic region:
- the ints12 gene encoding LOW QUALITY PROTEIN: integrator complex subunit 12 (The sequence of the model RefSeq protein was modified relative to this genomic sequence to represent the inferred CDS: deleted 17 bases in 12 codons) produces MVKTSCRSWAASVSLDLDPVFLKGLGYLHSKSKDSAEKLKALLDESLSGRTTDSSYRSLQKEVEVSKLSVSKMSKQDSKSSSSSSSSSSSSGSSKSSSSDKSRKEVEKRPAEKVRVVEQGEGPDPPKKPRVEKQESSSSPVTVATSRDLPLALPDLSSFDETSADDFAMEMGLACVVCRQMTVTSGNQLVECQECHNLYHQDCHKPQVTDKDANDPRLIWYCARCTRQIKRMAQKTQKPPQKTSPVGGASAPLVKAELLVRSRKGRSRPDTSSTFQAFKRSEGKPSTSVSSTPSVSSSSLPSSSGLTGGAAFGAKTSSTGPPSSKLPPPSSSSSSTPSSSSKAAPPGPPSGQKPVVLSGLAGAKSSLGSTKLGGGSSNNGSGSTSVPQKTPPPSLTGGKQGLSRAPSGEGRGGGASSPGGGSPSLGGNGGGAKAAGGAGAAPGADKTPTSQESQLNALKRLQMVKKKAAQKKLKK; encoded by the exons ATGGTCAAGACTTCA TGTCGGTCATGGGCTGCGTCGGTGAGTCTGGATTTGGACCCTGTCTTCTTGAAGGGGTTGGGT TACCTGCACTCCAAGAGCAAAGACTCCGCGGAGAAGCTAAAAGCC CTCCTGGACGAGTCTCTCTCCGGAAGA ACCACCGACTCGTCCTATCGATCTCTACAGAAG GAGGTGGAGGTGTCCAAGCTGTCGGTTTCTAAGATGAGCAAGCAGGACTCCAAGTCGTCGTCCAGCTCGTCCtcgtccagcagcagcagcggcaGCAGCAAGTCCAGCAGCTCAGACaagagcaggaaggaggtggagaagaggcctgctgagaag gtgcgGGTGGTGGAGCAGGGCGAGGGGCCTGACCCCCCTAAGAAGCCCCGG GtggagaagcaggagagcagCTCGTCCCCGGTGACCGTGGCGACCAGCCGGGACCTGCCTCTCGCCCTGCCGGACCTGTCCAGCTTCGACGAGACCAGCGCCGACGATTTCGCCATGGAGATGGGCCTGGCTTGCGTGGTgtgcag GCAGATGACGGTGACTTCAGGGAACCAGCTGGTGGAATGCCAGGAGTGCCACAACCTGTACCACCAGGACTGCCACAAGCCCCAGGTGACGGACAAGGAT GCCAACGACCCCCGGCTCATCTGGTACTGCGCCCGCTGCACGCGGCAGATCAAACGCATG gccCAGAAGACCCAGAAGCCGCCCCAGAAGACGTCC CCCGTGGGGGGGGCCAGTGCCCCCCTGGTGAAGGCGGAGCTGCTGGTGAGG agcaggaaggggaggagccggCCGGACACCAGCAGCACCTTCCAGGCCTTCAAACGCTCCGAGGGGaag ccctccaccagtgtctcctccacc ccctccgtctccagctcctccctcccctcctccagcggTCTGACCGGC GGGGCTGCCTTCGGAGCCAAGACCTCCTCCACCGGGCCCCCTTCCTCCaaactccctcccccttcctcctcctcctcctccacccccagcagcagcagcaaggctgcc ccccccggccccccctccgGACAGAAGCCAGTGGTACTGTCCGGCCTGGCCGGAGCCAAGTCGTCCCTGGGCAGTACCAAgttgggggggggcagcagcaaCAACGGCTCCGGTTCTACTTCTGTGCCTCagaaaaccccccccccctccctgacggGGGGCAAGCAGGGGCTGAGCCGCGCCCccagcggggaggggagggggggcggggccagctcT CCCGGCGGGGGGTCCCCGAGCCTGggggggaacggggggggggcgaaggcggcagggggggctggggcggcGCCGGGCGCGGACAAGACA CCGACCTCCCAGGAGTCGCAGCTGAACGCTCTGAAACGCCTGCAGATGGTGAAGAAGAAAGCTGCCCAGAAGAAACTGaagaagtga
- the arhgef38 gene encoding LOW QUALITY PROTEIN: rho guanine nucleotide exchange factor 38 (The sequence of the model RefSeq protein was modified relative to this genomic sequence to represent the inferred CDS: inserted 1 base in 1 codon) yields the protein MEGSGKEKEKEKVIKRRNRPVFLRYLERRKTDTIVSDDASKGDVNLGTLVRRTQSDKTEYSAKLIEKMSPHDMSTLTSPCLDPEEVRLRKMSRRSKVIQELVQTERDFLTDMELCVREVVKPLRENQLVDVDRLFTNMETVCEVSATLLHKLQQATAEPDPEAVVIGDVFIQNKAALEDVYKIYCFHHEEANILLKAYGQEDDIRQLFVTCESALKRIYDEEGKPSLLNMGSLLIKPVQRVMKYPLLLGELWQATPDNHPDNRPLQQAFTAAKIINVNINEFKRRKDLVMKYRRSEDEGSLRVKFNKLNMHSIRKKSDRLTGHLKLLSGVEPQVRDEVFDKEEKMFRCLEKAVKLLIKNIHIYLMHTQEMVSIAVQNAPDLENIIRDQDKIDTNATLQPRNGNDPYKNFKRRLERLVVVPLSSLQVMFSSPQKLIQKRYDKLLDYCSRLERSSPSSSSSPGEEQGRGQARKDYEALNAQLVEELQRFNMAARSILDSCVMCVVALLRELMDTSHHHTPSIQQLPAPLSNISEVQSSILNELNSLAFVRDNAQRLMERKVSFERTRDKRPTVPEVQRQSEEQRARLRAGHSAERLFLLKRNCNGCQEGDLPLLEGDMVALLEETDPHGSNTRWLVHTGASQGYTYSTFLKRYNPQRDQSQTSTPTSTPLPHDSHPKHQSLILDDDFDNLSLFVSGSGSMRSFSLSGSCNTLSGLQGSDSCSTLSGLQGSDSCSTLSGLQGELELNVDGDDQQFYAVYAFTARCEQELTLQEYQHVSILQFSDLGGNKDWXLAEAEGRRGYVPANYLGKMSYA from the exons ATGGAGGGCAgcgggaaggagaaggagaaagagaaggtgatCAAAAGGAGGAACCGGCCAGTGTTTTTGCGATacctggagagaaggaagacCGACACGATCGTGAGCGACGATGCGAGCAAGGGGGACGTGAACCTTGGAACCCTGGTCAGGAGGACACAGTCTGACAAGACAGAATACAGCGCCAAACTGATAG AGAAAATGTCTCCTCACGACATGTcgaccctcacctccccctgcctcgACCCCGAGGAGGTGCGGCTCCGGAAGATGAGCCGGAGGTCGAAGGTCATCCAGGAGCTGGTGCAGACCGAGAGGGACTTCCTGACAGACATGGAGCTGTGCGTCCGAGAGGTGGTCAAGCCCCTGAGGGAGAACCAG CTGGTGGACGTGGATCGTCTGTTCACCAACATGGAGACGGTGTGTGAGGTGTCCGCCACGCTGCTTCACAAGCTTCAGCAGGCCACCGCTGAACCCGACCCCGAAGCTGTCGTCATAG GAGACGTTTTCATCCAGAACAAGGCCGCGCTGGAGGACGTGTACAAGATCTACTGCTTCCACCACGAGGAGGCCAACATCCTCCTCAAGGCCTATGGACAGGAGGACGACATCAGACAACTCTTCGTCACCTGCGAGTCCGCGCTGAA GCGAATATACGACGAAGA AGGGAAGCCCAGCTTGCTGAACATGGGGTCGCTGCTCATCAAGCCCGTCCAGCGCGTCATGAAATACCCCCTGCTGCTCGGGGAGCTCTGGCAGGCCACGCCCGACAACCACCCCGACAACCGTCCGCTGCAGCAGGCCTTTACCGCCGCCAAGATCATCAACGTCAACATCAACGAGTTCAAGAGGAGGAAAGACCTAG TGATGAAGTACAGGAGGAGTGAGGACGAGGGCTCGCTGAGGGTGAAGTTCAACAAACTCAACATGCACTCCATCAGGAAGAAGTCTGACAGGCTGACTGGACATCTTAAGCTGCTGAGCGGGGTCGAACCACAG GTGAGAGATGAGGTGTTTGACAAGGAGGAGAAGATGTTCAGATGCCTGGAGAAAGCTGTCAAATTGCTGATCAAGAATATCCACATTTACCTGATGCACACCCAG gagatggtgtcaatagcagtGCAGAATgctcctgacctggagaacatcaTCAGAGACCAGGACAAGATCGACACCAACGCCACCCTGCAGCCCAGGAACGGGAACGACCCTTACAAGAACTTT aAACGGCGTCTGGAGCGCTTGGTGGtcgtccccctgtcctccctccaggtCATGTTCTCCTCCCCTCAGAAGCTCATCCAGAAGCGATACGACAAGCTGCTGGACTACTGCAGCCGGCTGGagcgctcctccccctcctccagctcgtcCCCAGGCGAGGAGCAGGGCCGGGGGCAGGCCAGGAAGGACTACGAGGCCCTGAACGCTcagctggtggaggagctgcagaggTTCAACATGGCTGCCCGCTCCATCCTGGAcagctgtgtgatgtgtgtggtcGCTCTGCTCAGAGAGCTGATGGACACCTCgcaccaccacacaccctccatacAGCAGCTgccc gctccCTTGTCTAACATCAGTGAGGTGCAGAGCAGCATCCTGAATGAGCTGAACAGCCTGGCCTTCGTCAGGGACAACGCCCAGAGACTGATGGAGAGGAAGGTCAGCTTCGAAAGGACCCGGGACAAAAGACCCACG GTGCCGGAGGTGCAGCGCCAGTCGGAGGAGCAGCGGGCCAGGCTGCGGGCGGGGCACAGCGCGGAGCGTCTGTTCCTGCTGAAGAGGAACTGTAACGGCTGCCAAGAGGGGGACCTGCCACTGCTGGAGGGGGACATGGTGGCCCTGCTGGAGGAGACCGACCCCCACGGCAGCAACACTCGCTGGCTGGTTCAcactgggg CTTCCCAAGGCTACACCTACTCCACCTTCCTGAAGCGCTACAacccccagagagaccagagccaaacctccaccccaacctccacccccctcccccacgacAGCCACCCCAAGCACCAGTCCCTCATCCTGGACGACGACTTCGACAACCTCAGCCTGTTTGTGTCAGGCAGCGGTAGCATGAGGAGTTTTAGCCTGTCTGGCAGCTGCAATACCTTGTCTGGCCTGCAGGGATCTGACAGCTGCAGTACCTTGTCTGGCCTGCAGGGGTCTGACAGCTGCAGTACCTTGTCTGGCCTGCAGGGGGAGTTGGAACTCAATGTGGACGGGGACGACCAGCAG TTCTATGCGGTGTACGCGTTCACGGCCCGCTGCGAGCAGGAGCTCACCCTTCAGGAGTACCAGCACGTCAGCATCCTGCAGTTCAGCGACCTGGGGGGCAACAAGGACT TGCTGGCTGAGGCCGAGGGGCGGAGGGGCTACGTGCCCGCTAACTACCTGGGCAAGATGTCCTACgcctga